One region of Rhineura floridana isolate rRhiFlo1 chromosome 20, rRhiFlo1.hap2, whole genome shotgun sequence genomic DNA includes:
- the CFAP157 gene encoding cilia- and flagella-associated protein 157 isoform X4, producing the protein MHILRYQKKWDELQVSEELFRAEYEKMVGDNKEIVAFLKKTLNQRVDEIADLTEQLQNLQQAKDTEKDAFEAQLGQLRHEFQETKDQLTSENMVLSGKLAALEEFRIQKDEIMYKFSELEGQLMKQEEDHKEFIYNLEKKAVIDKERLKKEMMHRVNMVAAEFRKVAHSQMAETTKRTIRENVAISFQLTKITEQSFQLVQENDRLKEVHSQTLKQLQLLEENEKKMAKNSLSNQKMIWMLTSKCKELQVQVDEYTEMKKVMAQIQDTNEMLEQQNLLLKEELDVQNEELQRKVTEDQHRAKTREEEHQRRLNAERILRHTAQALKEVLLERPLDEDEDGHFDVMFHLRRNDALQGTLNLLNRSIARIEANQILQAVTVDTKVGKPTNMEGSLSTDVHLMASRFMSHIDVKMLGPHPVHSMPSLSKISRTRVDTLRPYASATEPLIAAWKTEVKEEEVKPEEEEVPPEERSLPAAAAQLDA; encoded by the exons atgcatatactaag ATACCAGAAGAAATGGGACGAGCTGCAGGTGAGTGAGGAGCTCTTCCGGGCGGAATATGAGAAGATGGTTGGAGACAACAAGGAGATTGTGGCCTTTCTGAAGAAGACGCTCAACCAGCGGGTGGATGAGATCGCGGATCTGACTGAGCAGCTCCAGAACTTGCAGCAGGCCAAAGACACGGAGAAGGACGCTTTCGAGGCCCAGCTAGGCCAGCTTAGGCACGAGTTCCAGGAGACGAAGGACCAGCTGACGTCAGAGAATATGGTCCTAA GTGGCAAGCTGGCTGCACTGGAGGAATTCAGGATCCAGAAAGATGAAATCATGTACAAGTTTTCCGAACTCGAGGGGCAACTGATGAAGCAAGAGGAAGATCATAAGGAATTCATCTACAACCTGGAGAAGAAGGCTGTGATTGATAAAGAGAG attaaaaaaggAGATGATGCATCGGGTGAATATGGTGGCTGCTGAATTCCGTAAGGTCGCCCACAGCCAGATGGCAGAGACCACCAAGCGCACCATCCGAGAGAACGTTGCCATCAGCTTCCAGCTGACCAAGATAACCGAACAGAGCTTCCAACTCGTCCAAGAGAATGACCGGCTCAAGGAGGTCCACTCGCAGACTCTGAAGCAGCTGCAGCTGTTGGAGGAAAACGAGAAGAAGATGGCCAAGAACAGCCTCAGCAACCAGAAG ATGATCTGGATGCTCACCAGCAAGTGCAAGGAGCTGCAGGTGCAGGTGGACGAGTACACGGAGATGAAGAAGGTCATGGCTCAAATACAGGACACCAACGAGATGCTGGAACAGCAGAATCTGCTGCTCAA AGAGGAGCTGGATGTGCAGAATGAGGAGTTGCAACGGAAAGTCACTGAGGATCAACACCGAGCGAAGACCCGCGAAGAGGAACATCAGCGGCGGCTGAATGCCGAAAGAATCCTCAGGCACACTGCCCAGGCCCTCAAGGAAGTGTTGCTG GAACGCCCCTTGGATGAGGATGAAGATGGCCACTTCGATGTGATGTTCCACTTGCGGCGCAATGACGCACTGCAGGGCACCTTGAATCTCCTGAATAGAAGCATTGCGCGCATTGAGGCCAATCAGATTCTCCAGGCTGTCACTGTGGACACCAAGGTGGGAAAACCCACCAACATGGAGGGCAG CCTCTCCACTGACGTCCACCTCATGGCTTCTCGCTTCATGTCGCACATTGATGTCAAGATGCTGGGGCCCCATCCCGTCCACAGCATGCCCTCTCTCAGCAAGATCTCTCGGACCCGGGTCGACACCCTGCGCCCCTATGCCAGCGCCACAGAG CCTCTAATAGCGGCCTGGAAAACAGAGGTGAAAGAGGAAGAGGTCAAGCCAGAAGAGGAAGAAGTCCCTCCTGAGGAACGGAGCCTGCCGGCAGCAGCGGCTCAGCTTGACGCATAG
- the PTRH1 gene encoding peptidyl-tRNA hydrolase, whose translation MLLFRPFWNLLSRNMNYHEEELRAAGKRVLVAGLGNHGLCGTRHSVGMAVLNHLATKLSVADQWRKNQQCCADVAFASLGNVELVLMKPRRFMNINGRCVAGAAEMFHLGPEDIYLVHDDLDKPLGKVALKLGGSARGHNGVRSCCDSLRSDHMVRLRIGIGRPVGEVAVDRYVLGRFTRAEQELLPPVFEQAVAILLGHIQQRAGTPDTPATSGEPVKGPLETEGA comes from the exons ATGCTACTTTTCCGGCCCTTCTGGAACCTCCTGAGCAGGAACATGAACTACCACGAAGAGGAACTGCGGGCCGCTGGGAAACGGGTGCTG GTAGCAGGACTGGGCAATCACGGTCTGTGTGGTACCCGCCATAGCGTGGGAATGGCTGTCCTTAATCACCTGGCTACCAAGCTGAGTGTGGCTGACCAGTGGAGAAAGAACCAGCAGTGCTGTGCGGATGTGGCATTTGCCAGTCTGGGGAACGTGGAACTGGTGCTGATGAAACCTCGCAGGTTCATGAACATCAATGGCCGCTGTGTAGCTGGTGCTG CGGAAATGTTCCACCTTGGCCCTGAGGATATTTACCTGGTTCACGATGACCTGGACAAGCCCTTGGGGAAGGTCGCACTCAAGCTGGGAGGCAGCGCAAG agGTCATAACGGAGTCCGTTCCTGCTGCGACTCTCTGCGCTCTGAC CATATGGTCCGACTCAGGATAGGCATTGGCCGCCCAGTGGGGGAAGTCGCTGTGGACCGCTACGTGCTGGGCAGGTTCACCAGGGCTGAACAAGAGCTGTTACCGCCAGTCTTTGAGCAGGCAGTCGCAATCCTGCTCGGACACATCCAGCAGAGAGCCGGCACCCCGGATACCCCCGCTACCTCTGGGGAACCAGTCAAGGGCCCTCTTGAGACAGAGGGTGCGTAG
- the CFAP157 gene encoding cilia- and flagella-associated protein 157 isoform X2, which produces MPHHWPVKVDPLGYQKKWDELQVSEELFRAEYEKMVGDNKEIVAFLKKTLNQRVDEIADLTEQLQNLQQAKDTEKDAFEAQLGQLRHEFQETKDQLTSENMVLSGKLAALEEFRIQKDEIMYKFSELEGQLMKQEEDHKEFIYNLEKKAVIDKERLKKEMMHRVNMVAAEFRKVAHSQMAETTKRTIRENVAISFQLTKITEQSFQLVQENDRLKEVHSQTLKQLQLLEENEKKMAKNSLSNQKMIWMLTSKCKELQVQVDEYTEMKKVMAQIQDTNEMLEQQNLLLKEELDVQNEELQRKVTEDQHRAKTREEEHQRRLNAERILRHTAQALKEVLLERPLDEDEDGHFDVMFHLRRNDALQGTLNLLNRSIARIEANQILQAVTVDTKVGKPTNMEGSLSTDVHLMASRFMSHIDVKMLGPHPVHSMPSLSKISRTRVDTLRPYASATEPLIAAWKTEVKEEEVKPEEEEVPPEERSLPAAAAQLDA; this is translated from the exons ATGCCTCACCACTGGCCAGTGAAGGTGGATCCCTTAGG ATACCAGAAGAAATGGGACGAGCTGCAGGTGAGTGAGGAGCTCTTCCGGGCGGAATATGAGAAGATGGTTGGAGACAACAAGGAGATTGTGGCCTTTCTGAAGAAGACGCTCAACCAGCGGGTGGATGAGATCGCGGATCTGACTGAGCAGCTCCAGAACTTGCAGCAGGCCAAAGACACGGAGAAGGACGCTTTCGAGGCCCAGCTAGGCCAGCTTAGGCACGAGTTCCAGGAGACGAAGGACCAGCTGACGTCAGAGAATATGGTCCTAA GTGGCAAGCTGGCTGCACTGGAGGAATTCAGGATCCAGAAAGATGAAATCATGTACAAGTTTTCCGAACTCGAGGGGCAACTGATGAAGCAAGAGGAAGATCATAAGGAATTCATCTACAACCTGGAGAAGAAGGCTGTGATTGATAAAGAGAG attaaaaaaggAGATGATGCATCGGGTGAATATGGTGGCTGCTGAATTCCGTAAGGTCGCCCACAGCCAGATGGCAGAGACCACCAAGCGCACCATCCGAGAGAACGTTGCCATCAGCTTCCAGCTGACCAAGATAACCGAACAGAGCTTCCAACTCGTCCAAGAGAATGACCGGCTCAAGGAGGTCCACTCGCAGACTCTGAAGCAGCTGCAGCTGTTGGAGGAAAACGAGAAGAAGATGGCCAAGAACAGCCTCAGCAACCAGAAG ATGATCTGGATGCTCACCAGCAAGTGCAAGGAGCTGCAGGTGCAGGTGGACGAGTACACGGAGATGAAGAAGGTCATGGCTCAAATACAGGACACCAACGAGATGCTGGAACAGCAGAATCTGCTGCTCAA AGAGGAGCTGGATGTGCAGAATGAGGAGTTGCAACGGAAAGTCACTGAGGATCAACACCGAGCGAAGACCCGCGAAGAGGAACATCAGCGGCGGCTGAATGCCGAAAGAATCCTCAGGCACACTGCCCAGGCCCTCAAGGAAGTGTTGCTG GAACGCCCCTTGGATGAGGATGAAGATGGCCACTTCGATGTGATGTTCCACTTGCGGCGCAATGACGCACTGCAGGGCACCTTGAATCTCCTGAATAGAAGCATTGCGCGCATTGAGGCCAATCAGATTCTCCAGGCTGTCACTGTGGACACCAAGGTGGGAAAACCCACCAACATGGAGGGCAG CCTCTCCACTGACGTCCACCTCATGGCTTCTCGCTTCATGTCGCACATTGATGTCAAGATGCTGGGGCCCCATCCCGTCCACAGCATGCCCTCTCTCAGCAAGATCTCTCGGACCCGGGTCGACACCCTGCGCCCCTATGCCAGCGCCACAGAG CCTCTAATAGCGGCCTGGAAAACAGAGGTGAAAGAGGAAGAGGTCAAGCCAGAAGAGGAAGAAGTCCCTCCTGAGGAACGGAGCCTGCCGGCAGCAGCGGCTCAGCTTGACGCATAG
- the CFAP157 gene encoding cilia- and flagella-associated protein 157 isoform X1 yields MAPKKKAGRKKEEAPKEPEVDSDIVPEHSREFYLIQIRDLEGRLARYQKKWDELQVSEELFRAEYEKMVGDNKEIVAFLKKTLNQRVDEIADLTEQLQNLQQAKDTEKDAFEAQLGQLRHEFQETKDQLTSENMVLSGKLAALEEFRIQKDEIMYKFSELEGQLMKQEEDHKEFIYNLEKKAVIDKERLKKEMMHRVNMVAAEFRKVAHSQMAETTKRTIRENVAISFQLTKITEQSFQLVQENDRLKEVHSQTLKQLQLLEENEKKMAKNSLSNQKMIWMLTSKCKELQVQVDEYTEMKKVMAQIQDTNEMLEQQNLLLKEELDVQNEELQRKVTEDQHRAKTREEEHQRRLNAERILRHTAQALKEVLLERPLDEDEDGHFDVMFHLRRNDALQGTLNLLNRSIARIEANQILQAVTVDTKVGKPTNMEGSLSTDVHLMASRFMSHIDVKMLGPHPVHSMPSLSKISRTRVDTLRPYASATEPLIAAWKTEVKEEEVKPEEEEVPPEERSLPAAAAQLDA; encoded by the exons ATGGCCCCCAAGAAGAAAGCGGGGCGCAAGAAAGAGGAGGCCCCCAAGGAGCCAGAGGTGGACAGTGACATTGTGCCTGAGCACAGCCGGGAGTTTTACTTGATTCAGATCCGGGATCTGGAAGGGCGACTGGCGCG ATACCAGAAGAAATGGGACGAGCTGCAGGTGAGTGAGGAGCTCTTCCGGGCGGAATATGAGAAGATGGTTGGAGACAACAAGGAGATTGTGGCCTTTCTGAAGAAGACGCTCAACCAGCGGGTGGATGAGATCGCGGATCTGACTGAGCAGCTCCAGAACTTGCAGCAGGCCAAAGACACGGAGAAGGACGCTTTCGAGGCCCAGCTAGGCCAGCTTAGGCACGAGTTCCAGGAGACGAAGGACCAGCTGACGTCAGAGAATATGGTCCTAA GTGGCAAGCTGGCTGCACTGGAGGAATTCAGGATCCAGAAAGATGAAATCATGTACAAGTTTTCCGAACTCGAGGGGCAACTGATGAAGCAAGAGGAAGATCATAAGGAATTCATCTACAACCTGGAGAAGAAGGCTGTGATTGATAAAGAGAG attaaaaaaggAGATGATGCATCGGGTGAATATGGTGGCTGCTGAATTCCGTAAGGTCGCCCACAGCCAGATGGCAGAGACCACCAAGCGCACCATCCGAGAGAACGTTGCCATCAGCTTCCAGCTGACCAAGATAACCGAACAGAGCTTCCAACTCGTCCAAGAGAATGACCGGCTCAAGGAGGTCCACTCGCAGACTCTGAAGCAGCTGCAGCTGTTGGAGGAAAACGAGAAGAAGATGGCCAAGAACAGCCTCAGCAACCAGAAG ATGATCTGGATGCTCACCAGCAAGTGCAAGGAGCTGCAGGTGCAGGTGGACGAGTACACGGAGATGAAGAAGGTCATGGCTCAAATACAGGACACCAACGAGATGCTGGAACAGCAGAATCTGCTGCTCAA AGAGGAGCTGGATGTGCAGAATGAGGAGTTGCAACGGAAAGTCACTGAGGATCAACACCGAGCGAAGACCCGCGAAGAGGAACATCAGCGGCGGCTGAATGCCGAAAGAATCCTCAGGCACACTGCCCAGGCCCTCAAGGAAGTGTTGCTG GAACGCCCCTTGGATGAGGATGAAGATGGCCACTTCGATGTGATGTTCCACTTGCGGCGCAATGACGCACTGCAGGGCACCTTGAATCTCCTGAATAGAAGCATTGCGCGCATTGAGGCCAATCAGATTCTCCAGGCTGTCACTGTGGACACCAAGGTGGGAAAACCCACCAACATGGAGGGCAG CCTCTCCACTGACGTCCACCTCATGGCTTCTCGCTTCATGTCGCACATTGATGTCAAGATGCTGGGGCCCCATCCCGTCCACAGCATGCCCTCTCTCAGCAAGATCTCTCGGACCCGGGTCGACACCCTGCGCCCCTATGCCAGCGCCACAGAG CCTCTAATAGCGGCCTGGAAAACAGAGGTGAAAGAGGAAGAGGTCAAGCCAGAAGAGGAAGAAGTCCCTCCTGAGGAACGGAGCCTGCCGGCAGCAGCGGCTCAGCTTGACGCATAG
- the CFAP157 gene encoding cilia- and flagella-associated protein 157 isoform X3 produces MNCYCRYQKKWDELQVSEELFRAEYEKMVGDNKEIVAFLKKTLNQRVDEIADLTEQLQNLQQAKDTEKDAFEAQLGQLRHEFQETKDQLTSENMVLSGKLAALEEFRIQKDEIMYKFSELEGQLMKQEEDHKEFIYNLEKKAVIDKERLKKEMMHRVNMVAAEFRKVAHSQMAETTKRTIRENVAISFQLTKITEQSFQLVQENDRLKEVHSQTLKQLQLLEENEKKMAKNSLSNQKMIWMLTSKCKELQVQVDEYTEMKKVMAQIQDTNEMLEQQNLLLKEELDVQNEELQRKVTEDQHRAKTREEEHQRRLNAERILRHTAQALKEVLLERPLDEDEDGHFDVMFHLRRNDALQGTLNLLNRSIARIEANQILQAVTVDTKVGKPTNMEGSLSTDVHLMASRFMSHIDVKMLGPHPVHSMPSLSKISRTRVDTLRPYASATEPLIAAWKTEVKEEEVKPEEEEVPPEERSLPAAAAQLDA; encoded by the exons atgaattgttactgcAG ATACCAGAAGAAATGGGACGAGCTGCAGGTGAGTGAGGAGCTCTTCCGGGCGGAATATGAGAAGATGGTTGGAGACAACAAGGAGATTGTGGCCTTTCTGAAGAAGACGCTCAACCAGCGGGTGGATGAGATCGCGGATCTGACTGAGCAGCTCCAGAACTTGCAGCAGGCCAAAGACACGGAGAAGGACGCTTTCGAGGCCCAGCTAGGCCAGCTTAGGCACGAGTTCCAGGAGACGAAGGACCAGCTGACGTCAGAGAATATGGTCCTAA GTGGCAAGCTGGCTGCACTGGAGGAATTCAGGATCCAGAAAGATGAAATCATGTACAAGTTTTCCGAACTCGAGGGGCAACTGATGAAGCAAGAGGAAGATCATAAGGAATTCATCTACAACCTGGAGAAGAAGGCTGTGATTGATAAAGAGAG attaaaaaaggAGATGATGCATCGGGTGAATATGGTGGCTGCTGAATTCCGTAAGGTCGCCCACAGCCAGATGGCAGAGACCACCAAGCGCACCATCCGAGAGAACGTTGCCATCAGCTTCCAGCTGACCAAGATAACCGAACAGAGCTTCCAACTCGTCCAAGAGAATGACCGGCTCAAGGAGGTCCACTCGCAGACTCTGAAGCAGCTGCAGCTGTTGGAGGAAAACGAGAAGAAGATGGCCAAGAACAGCCTCAGCAACCAGAAG ATGATCTGGATGCTCACCAGCAAGTGCAAGGAGCTGCAGGTGCAGGTGGACGAGTACACGGAGATGAAGAAGGTCATGGCTCAAATACAGGACACCAACGAGATGCTGGAACAGCAGAATCTGCTGCTCAA AGAGGAGCTGGATGTGCAGAATGAGGAGTTGCAACGGAAAGTCACTGAGGATCAACACCGAGCGAAGACCCGCGAAGAGGAACATCAGCGGCGGCTGAATGCCGAAAGAATCCTCAGGCACACTGCCCAGGCCCTCAAGGAAGTGTTGCTG GAACGCCCCTTGGATGAGGATGAAGATGGCCACTTCGATGTGATGTTCCACTTGCGGCGCAATGACGCACTGCAGGGCACCTTGAATCTCCTGAATAGAAGCATTGCGCGCATTGAGGCCAATCAGATTCTCCAGGCTGTCACTGTGGACACCAAGGTGGGAAAACCCACCAACATGGAGGGCAG CCTCTCCACTGACGTCCACCTCATGGCTTCTCGCTTCATGTCGCACATTGATGTCAAGATGCTGGGGCCCCATCCCGTCCACAGCATGCCCTCTCTCAGCAAGATCTCTCGGACCCGGGTCGACACCCTGCGCCCCTATGCCAGCGCCACAGAG CCTCTAATAGCGGCCTGGAAAACAGAGGTGAAAGAGGAAGAGGTCAAGCCAGAAGAGGAAGAAGTCCCTCCTGAGGAACGGAGCCTGCCGGCAGCAGCGGCTCAGCTTGACGCATAG